The genomic segment CTCTTTGGAGGAAAACCTAGGCGGGCCGCACTCCAAAGTAAATCCCAACCAAGTCAATGTTATTTACATCGGAGTAAATCTGGCTAGGGTCAGGCCGAAAATCATGGATCCAAGATATTATAGGCGGAGGCATCAACACACTTCCAAGTTTCATTTACAACCAGGTTATAAACTGAAACTTCTTCAGACGTCCAACAAAAATCAGATGAATCCAATTTAACGACATAAAATCAAAACATCTCTTcacgttcttttaaaaaatatatatagaccCATAGAGGAAGACTTCTTAATCGTGATCACTGTCAGATTTTATGCTGAGGTTGGGTACTCTGTTGCAGCTCACCCCCACCAGTCACTGCTACACAAAcctttttgggggaaggggttttttgttttaaaaaacatcatTTCTTCTTGCGAGAAGCCACCTTCGCTACCTGGATTCCCATTTCCCAGCCATCTCATACCTATTTCTTTAAAAGAGCTGTCATTCCCTCGGCCAATTTTTTCTTTGAACAACTCACTATGGACAGCTCTTTTTTTTTATGGAGCCCAGAAAATGTTGACTTAAGGAACAGGGGTCACTTGAGGGTTTAAGACATATACATGGGGGTGGGTGGTAGGTATAGGGAAGCCAGGCCGAAATGCGTATGGTCTgtgtggtttaagtttatcaaccttatgagttgccattgtgccttgttttgccatttttatgtttttaaccgagatataagcaccttaaaataaaaaatatttttctattatataattttaccttttctacccaaccttgggtacccagaagACCCAAAAGCGGCATCACCACATTGAATGATGCTCTGGGAATCCCCTCatatttaccatagagattgggggaattcCAAGAGCGTCGTTCAACATTGTGACATCGCTCCTGGGTCttcacttggaagtgacatcatcacatcactcCTCTTCCCTACAATCCCAAGGCTCCTGGGATTGCCTGGCccatatctggcaaccctaggtgggagctACAATAAGCTGCAGTGAGATGACTTGTTTTAATTCCCTTTCTTCTCTGTGCTTTCTTTAAAGATGGGTCCAGCTTGAAAAAGGGGATGAttgtgaaatgtttttttttattcaagCCCACCTGCAAAGCCTCCCTTCAATTTATACAtcatcatttataaaaaaaactATGATAATAAATTGCAGAGGAGACAGTTGAGTCAAACAGGCTCCTGCTGGGATTCTTTGATGGACAACGCAGCCCCGAGCTCTCAGGTGGGCCCTTGCAGCTTGGCAGGAAACGGCGCCAGAACTCACTGCCCTTGCTTGCAATAACACTAGGAGAGACTGTCAAGCATGCGCACAAGCTGCATAGTCCCATAGGCTGTCGTCTCCTTCTTAGCGGGGCTGAATCGGAACAAGCAAAATGGATGCACCGTGCAAGATGAGGGGGTGATATCTGCAGCCCCCTTACATTTGCTGGTAAACTGAGACCCCTGGCAGATGACAATGTAGCTGCGAAGAGTGTAATAAAACTGGGGCCATCCAGAGCAAATGGGGACATTTGGGAGGTTGATGGTTTAGCTGCAGCAGAGGTAATAATATCAGAACCATCCTGGGAAAATGGGGACTGTTGGAAGGCACGGGGCATGTTCTAGGACACGGAAGTGCTGGCTACACATCCTGCTTCACCGATAAACCGCATGAATTGAAGACATCATTTACAATTCattcaactctctctctctctctctctctctctctttgtggctGCATATTGCATAGGAATATGGGAAGTGGAAGAAGAAAGTTCCCCCATATAATGTCTAATTGTCACTGCCCTCCTTATCACCTGTGCTGGAGCTGTACCATTTCACAGTACAGATGAGGGACTCACAAAACAGGAATGTACCCCACACACAGAAAATCAGTACTTGAGGGGAAAGGATCGTCCTGCCATCCTAATTTTCAATGAGGAAAGGATTATACAGATAGAGAAGCCTTTACTCATGTCAGCCCTCACCTTCAGCCTGAAACAGCCCAAACCAGATACGTGTTTACAACTTCAATGAAAGCTACGCCTGAGGAACTTCAGGGGCCCCTGGAATGTTAATTTGATAACTGCTGATAGGGTATATAATTagaaaggaggggagaaccaaAGTCAATTCTTTTTATCTTCCGTTGATTCGCTGCATTGAAATTTAACTGTTTGAGATGAGGCCAAATTTAACATTTTTTCGACATATTTTGATTATCAAACATGAATATTGTAtataactccctgccccaggatgtggtgatggctgccagcttggagggctttaagaggggagtggacatattcatggaggagaggggtattcatggctgttagttagaatggatattagtcatgctgcatacctattctctctagtatcagaggagcatgcctattattttgggtgcggtggagcacaggcaggatggtgctgctgcactcgtcttgttagtggcttcctaggggcacctggttggctactgtgtgaacagactgctggacttgatgggccttggtctgatccagcagggcctttcttatgttcttattgtataTTTAGAGTTTCTAAtccttcaaaaacaaacaaaaaaacaaacagggtGAGGTAAGGGTTAACATGGCCCGTACAGGCAGAACTGGGCTTCATGATAAGCATTTCCTTATTAAGAAGGTAACATGGGAATTGGCCCTAGCTTGCAGATAGTTTTGGTCAAACCCTCCTTCGTATACATTGCCTAATGACCAATAATGCTGCCCACTTCATTTGCCTTCCAGTCTTATGTTTTAAAGTTTCATTCTCACATGAATGTTCAGATCTTAGTAAATGCTGTACTCAGACTAAAGCATTTCTCCTCACAAGCATTTAGGGGCTTCCAGGCTGTGTAGATTTCTCTGGAGTTTTAGAACATCAGGTAACCATTTCTAGGTTTCCTCACTGTCCGAATTTTTCAATAGATCTTGTGTCTCCTGAATGGGCTTTCCCGCATACCCTAAAGGTTGAACTGTGCCCCCCGAACTATTTTCAGTCTGAGCACTGATATGGCTTCTGTCCTTTTCGATGTCTCTACCAGGCCATAAGGCTTGAACGCCAACCAAAGTTTTAAACACACATGGCTTCCCTCCAGTGTGAATTCTGTTCTGGTGACAGAAGGAATGGATCCTTTCCCTCATGGTTATGTTCCTACGTtacattatttcttttctttcataTGCCCTACAAGCTGAACGCTCACTGAAGTTTTCTCAGCAAACCATTGCATGAACGTGAGTTCTCTCTATTGTGGATTTTCACATGCACACTAAGCTTGGAGCCATCAGTGAAACTTTTCTGATGCCCTTTTCTGAGCATAGATAAGATTTCTCTCCAGTATGGATCATTTCACAGCACCCAAGTTCTTTAGCACTATAGAAACTTCCCCATATTCCAACCAACTAGTAGAAATCTCTTCCGATGTGAATTTTTTCGTGTGCTGTAAGTGTTCCTTTCTGACGGAAACTTTTCCCACATGTTGAACAATTAtacggtttctctccagtgtgaatTCTCTCATGCGAAATAAGGTTGGAACCGGTACTAAATCTCTTCTGACACActgagcattgatatggtttaTCTCCAGCATGAATTCTCTCATGCGCAATGAGGTTGGAACCGCTAGCAAAACTTTTATCACATATGGAGCACTGATggggtttctctccagtgtgaatTTTTTCATGTGTTCTCAGATTTCCCTTCTGATGGAAACTTTTTCCACACTTTGTACACTTGTAAGGTTTCTCTCCAGCATGAATTCGCTGATGCGCAATAAGGTTGGATCCAGAACCAAAACTTTTTAGACACACTGAACATTCATATGGTCTCTCTCCAGCATGAATTCTCTCATGTGCAATAAGATTAGAGACACTCGCAAAACATTTCTGACATACAGAACACTGATGTGGTTTCTCGCCAGTGTGGATTTTTTCATGTGTTCGAAGGTTTCCCTTCTGATGGAAACGTTTCCCACATTTTGAACACttgtaaggtttctctcctgtatgaattCTCTCGTGTACAATAAGGTTGGAGCCACTAGCGAAACTCTTCCCGCATACAGAACACCGAAACGGTTTGTCTCCGGCATGAATTCGCTCATGCGCAATAAGGTTGGAGCCACTAGCAAAACTTTTCTCGCAAATAGAACATTTGTGTGGTTTCTCTCCGGTGTGAATTTTTTCATGCGTTGAAAGGTTTCCCTTCTGGCGGAAACCCTTTCCACATActgaacatttatatggcttttcgtCAGTGTGAGTTCTCTCGTGAACTCTAAGGTCGGAGCTTCttctgaaacttttcccacactgaCAAATGTGGAGTTTTAGGCTATCCTTGGTGTCTTCCTGATTAAAATCACCTTCGCCAATAAGAATAGGTGCATCCATGCTCTTCCCAGGTTCAGGTCTCTGCTCACCCTCTGGTCCCTCCTGACTCCCAAGCTCAGTTCCCTCCTTGCAATATTGGTAGGTGCTGTCCGTTTTTGGCAATGCTTCATCTGGAGCCACCTGCTCCGAGTGAGTTTGATGTATATTATCCACTTCGCTCACAAGCACCTGCCCAGCACCTGGAGGAACAAACAAGAGTCACATGTCCTATTCTGGACAATTTCCCCAACACACAATCAAATAAGAAACCTAGGAGGAAGGTGTAAAAGTAGAGTGcgcctctgaacatgtgcagccTGTCATTCTCTTAACATTGTTGGAGTTGAATCAGGGggatctggattcaaatctcaTGACTGGCCATGAAGCTCGCTGGCTGATTTTGTGTGTCAGTGGGGGTtacagcacttgtattcccagcgatgtattaagagtttgaaaacattataaaaaatactgttcgcactttgtttggcccctttagctgcgaagacgttttccaaccatttataagctgtagtatccaaaaacccttttaaagcgatgggggttaccgcactttgtattcccagcgatgtattaagagtttgaaaatgttataaaaaatatcgctttaaaagggtttttggataccacggcttataaatggttggaagacgtcttcacagctaaaggggccaaacaaagtgcgaacagttttttttataacgttttcaaactcctaatacattgctgggaatacaagtgcggtaacccatgatgttttttataacattttcaaactcttaatacatcgctgggaatacgaagTGCGGTAATCCCCATTCTCTCTCAATGTAGCCTACTTCacactgttgttgtgaggattaaatgggaaTCACTCTCTGACAGGATACTCTGAACTCCTCGGAAACAAGGTAGGATATGAAGGTAGCCACTTAAAATTGAGCTGTGGCTCTTTCTTCACCAGGCTCAGGGCCTTCCAGAGCAAATAAGATCACCCATCTGTGTATCATGTAATGTACAGACTCATGCAACCTCAATCTACATTAGGGCCATGCAGGGGGggaatacaatattttaaacccTTCAGTGTTCACTCAGTTTCTCTAATTGAAAGGTTGTGCTGAACCAGGCTCTCCACTTTGATAGTATTTTAACATATTGTCAGCACAGCCAGGAAACAAGTTTTGAACCAAAAACTGAGCACAGATTGTAAAGCTAaacccctctcccttttctgcagagcccagaagcaaactgaggCTGCATCAGCCTGCAATTGGCATTTTTATAAACTAACAGATATGTGCCTTTTTTTCATGCCCATAGTCTTCTTCTCTTTCAGGATTCAGTTTATCTCAGATTCTTCATCACTATCACAATTTTACTCCCTACACCCTCCATTTTCTCTGCAGGTTCTCTCCTCTCAAGATCTCATGACTGCTTTGTTCACTCAGAACCAACAGGAATTTTGTAAGCAGTCTTCACGTAACGCAGGAATCAGAGAACAGGAAGTCCTCTTGAACACCTGGCTCTTGCACCAAGTGAACCAGAGAGCGCAGGAATGAGGGGACACCGTTTTAGAAGCGAGCCCTCACCTAGCGAGGTGCCCATCTTCTTCACCTGTACAGGAAAGGTGCCTTGACCAGGAAGGGGGGAACAAATAAAGAGACATAATGTGGGTGCGGGCATGAATGTGTACAATGGCCAGAGAAAAAAGTATGCATTCGGAGCCTAGTTCTCCCCACTTGCCAGTTTCCATCAGACcacaaaagggaagggaaggcctcTGTTACCAACCACAAGAAAATAGGTCCCAGCACAGTTCTGCCACTTTTTTGCCCAACCTACATGAACAAGGAGGGAAGATCAGCCTGGCCCAATTGGACATAAATTGTCTCAAACAGatctccctcccctgccttctCCCTCCACTTCCCCTTTCCCTCACGTTTCGTCTTTTCATTTTACAAGCCTGAAGGCAGGGACCCCGTCTCTCTTTATTGACGAGACTGGCTTTGGCCGACGCTAGGCTGAAAAGCAGGCTACAACTACAACGAACAAACCAAAACACATCTTTGTGGGAGCCTGAACTATTCCCACCCCACCTGTGAGAAACAGGCAGGGGCTGTGTGCTTCATTGCAGAATTCTGTTGTTAATTATACACCAGAGTGCTGATTCACGTTTCACACTGCTTTCATTGTTGTTCAGAGCCTGCTAACTAACAGCAACTGCGAGAGTCTTCAGTCAAGACTCCACACAGCTTACTGGAAGCCtcgaaaaatggggggggggatgctcgcAATGAATATTTACTTCCGCCGGGAAATTtggccaaaaaaacacacaccctcgACCAAAGTCAGCCATTGCTCTTGAAGAGCAGGGCAACTTGGATTTGCAGTGGATGTTACGCTGAAGCCCTGCAGCCTGGCTGTATTTATGGGGAGAATAAAATTTTATGGCGGTAACCACAGCAACGGGGGAAGGACTGCATTGCCGGGAGAAGCTGTGAAAACTCGCTGCCCTCGGCTTGTACTCGAACAAACCCAGTTTTTATGCTTTGAGTTGTGTGGCCTTCCTACGTCCCAGCTCCCGTGCATGTTTATTCACTCTACTCAGTGAGTTTTACTCCCAGGTAAGAGTGCACTGGATTGCATCTGGAGGTGTCTGCGGGACTGCACAAGAAAGATATGGAGGTAACACCTCCCGCCTCTTTTTTGTCGGTCTTCTTCCATCCCTGAAATCTGCggttcagaggtagactgctatTAAAGCTGGAGGTTCCATAGCTGTCATGGCTGTCATGTACTTTTCCCACCCCAAAAGCATGAATTCTTGGATCACCAAAGCAAACCAATGATGGAGTTAAGATAAAACTGCCTAGAAATTCACTCATGTTCCCTTAACATCTGTGCAGTATAACCATTTTATAGACATTAGCAATGCTCACTTACCAAAGTGCCCCTCCATAGCCTGTcttcagagatatactgcctaagaacatggaggctccattcaaTTTTCAGGCCTCACAGCCCTTAATGGACTACTACACTATGAGTTTGACtaagccccttttaaagccatatatgCCAATGGCCGTCACGGCAACCggtggcagggagttccgcaagttaattatgcattgtgggaagaagtacttccttttctctctcctgaATCTACAGCTCACAAATTTCATTTGGTGCCCCCAAGGTTTAGCATTACAGGAGAGGGTGAATAATCCCTCTCTCTGTTCACTTTTTCCTGCACTAAAAGAAATTTTATAAACCGCTATCATTTCCCTCTTTTGATtgtctttttttctaaattaCCTTGGTAATTACATGGGCTATCACCTAAACGTCATCTCTGTGGTGAAAGTACACAGAAATAAGTTCAGGTCATGAACAGATACAAGGCATGCTTAATTATGAAGCTCAGCGAGTGACCTGGGGCCTTGTCACTACCgacgcgatcacatcacttctgatttacacctggaagcaccgcattgcaatgagccttttaccactcaactgggagtttgagtggtaaaactgggagtttgagtggtaaaactgggagtttgagtggtaaaactgggagtttgagtggtaaaaggcctgttgcgatgtggcgcttctgagtgtaaaccagaagtgatgtgattgcatcaGTGCGGCCACGCGCACACGCGATTCTTgcttccaagccgggcactggattggcgggcaactgcccaccaatctaagcgacatggcaaccctactgtgttgcACTCATATACCAATCTGCCTCTTGAGAGGAAATGTTCAAGAAGCCTACCCAACCAATGACCTTGGATCATCCTAGGATATGCATGCCATACCTCTTCAAATCAATAAATCCCACCAAGTAAAGTAGAAGTCTAAGGGACAAACTAGATATCAGGCCGTCCACGGGTCCAACTTGTAGACAATACCATTTTTAAGTGATTTTAAAAATGATGTAAGGGCCTGAACCTGATCAGGCTCACAGCGGGGCAGGCTGAGGTGCTCTTATCTAAACCCCCTTGTACCTTTTCAAGAGCCTAAACGGACGCACCCCACCCCATACAACAGTATAAGGAGAATACAAGAGACTCCAAGAATACAGAAACTGATGGTCGTGGATCCTGGCCAATCATCTTCAAGCTTTGGAGACTGATGTCCCACCTCTAACCCAACTGGCAACACGaggcttgcttatttatttatttatttatttgtctatctatctctttctttttaaaaaataccacagCATAGCCTTACCTGTGGACTTCTCAGCTCCTTCCCAGTCCGGCGTCGCATCCACATCAATCCATGTATCTGTTGGTGGAATCTCATCGCCCTCGGCAGGATTCacagccaccccctcccaagAATTCGGCACCTAAAACAGTAGTGGGAAATCCCAATTAAGTGGGATGGAACGAGTTTTGGTTTTCCTCCCTAGAGGGGTGGATTCCTACAATCAGCTGATTCCCCACAGACATTTTTGTCCCCCACTGTTCCTTTTCTGTCTCTACTGTTGCCCGGATTTGCTGTAAAAACCCTGATGGAAGATACTGTGGTGGCAACGCAGCATGCCAGACATAACCTCCTGGATTTTCATCACTCCAAGGATGTAAAAATTGGGGAATCAAAGATTGTCTGACTCCAGCTTCAGTCTCTTTGAAGGAAACTTGGACCCCTTTGAAATATCAGTATCAAAACCTCTTACCTCCTCTTTCAGCTTAACAACTTCTTTCTGCTTCAACAGAAAttcttctgccagggccaccgcctggatGCAGGTCTCTGGGCCGCATCCCCTAACCCAgctctgcatttcctggggcaggacaGTCAGGAACTGCTCAAGGATCAGCAGCTCCAAGATCTCCTCCTTTGAGTGCCTCTCCGCTTTCAGCCACTGACGGCAAAGTTGCTGAAGTCTACTATAAACCGCTCTGGGCCCCTCTGATTCTTGGTAGCAGAGCTGTCTGAAGCGCTGACGCCGCTTCTCCCTTGCGATGGCCGCTGCTTGCAAGATGGCTGCCT from the Euleptes europaea isolate rEulEur1 chromosome 1, rEulEur1.hap1, whole genome shotgun sequence genome contains:
- the LOC130493586 gene encoding zinc finger protein 345-like: MENLIVDLEVNMSVEERAGALPLLVKEEENLEAFRLCSEMEGTKAPKIIHVGSIGEMKTIPTPYIKMEPEEGEPQLWEVQWQEFLGSLQVPHTGWGTPLMSEELTPWDDAKAFLASFEQVAMACRWPQEKWVTFLLPALSGEAEQAFSNLSVRDIEDYGKVKAAILQAAAIAREKRRQRFRQLCYQESEGPRAVYSRLQQLCRQWLKAERHSKEEILELLILEQFLTVLPQEMQSWVRGCGPETCIQAVALAEEFLLKQKEVVKLKEEVPNSWEGVAVNPAEGDEIPPTDTWIDVDATPDWEGAEKSTGAGQVLVSEVDNIHQTHSEQVAPDEALPKTDSTYQYCKEGTELGSQEGPEGEQRPEPGKSMDAPILIGEGDFNQEDTKDSLKLHICQCGKSFRRSSDLRVHERTHTDEKPYKCSVCGKGFRQKGNLSTHEKIHTGEKPHKCSICEKSFASGSNLIAHERIHAGDKPFRCSVCGKSFASGSNLIVHERIHTGEKPYKCSKCGKRFHQKGNLRTHEKIHTGEKPHQCSVCQKCFASVSNLIAHERIHAGERPYECSVCLKSFGSGSNLIAHQRIHAGEKPYKCTKCGKSFHQKGNLRTHEKIHTGEKPHQCSICDKSFASGSNLIAHERIHAGDKPYQCSVCQKRFSTGSNLISHERIHTGEKPYNCSTCGKSFRQKGTLTAHEKIHIGRDFY